One stretch of Haladaptatus sp. R4 DNA includes these proteins:
- a CDS encoding DMT family transporter — protein sequence MFGMVERVEDEVSPMAALAVAIVAVSTSAILIELSHAPSIIKAFYRSLFTTLLLAPLAVTRYRDDLRTFSGRDLFIAVVTGCALAAHFIAWFASLDWTTVAASVTLVQSQPLFVVVGAWALLDERVTRRTMVGIFVALLGMVGMSLSGLLSNAAVAGARPLYGNGLAIVGAIAAAGYVLAGRSLRQRVSLIPYVTVVYSVTTIVLLGAALTSDATVSLTAYRPTEWFLFLGMAVGPGIFGHTIINWALKYVESSVVSVTLLGEPVGSTILALLILGQTPGLATVIGGAVVLAGIYVASTGGKSAASQ from the coding sequence ATGTTCGGGATGGTCGAGCGCGTGGAGGACGAGGTGTCCCCGATGGCGGCCCTCGCGGTCGCCATCGTCGCGGTCAGCACGAGCGCCATCCTCATCGAACTCAGTCACGCGCCGAGCATCATCAAGGCGTTTTATCGGTCGCTGTTCACGACGCTCCTCCTCGCGCCGCTCGCTGTTACGCGGTATCGGGACGACCTGCGAACCTTCTCGGGGCGGGATCTGTTCATCGCCGTCGTCACGGGGTGTGCCCTCGCCGCCCACTTCATCGCGTGGTTCGCGAGTCTGGACTGGACGACCGTCGCGGCGTCCGTGACGCTGGTCCAATCCCAACCGCTGTTCGTCGTTGTCGGCGCGTGGGCGCTGCTCGACGAACGCGTCACCCGACGGACGATGGTCGGAATTTTCGTCGCACTGCTCGGAATGGTAGGGATGTCGCTGAGCGGCCTGCTCTCGAACGCCGCCGTCGCCGGGGCGCGGCCGCTGTACGGAAACGGACTCGCTATCGTCGGGGCGATAGCGGCGGCGGGATACGTCCTCGCCGGGCGGTCGCTCCGCCAGCGCGTGTCGCTGATTCCGTACGTGACGGTCGTGTACAGCGTGACCACCATCGTCTTGCTCGGTGCCGCACTGACCAGCGACGCGACGGTCTCCCTTACGGCCTACCGACCGACGGAGTGGTTCCTCTTTCTCGGGATGGCCGTCGGGCCGGGAATCTTCGGCCACACGATAATCAACTGGGCGCTGAAGTACGTCGAATCGAGCGTCGTGAGCGTCACGCTCCTCGGCGAACCCGTGGGGAGCACGATTCTCGCGTTACTCATCCTCGGGCAGACGCCGGGCCTCGCAACCGTCATCGGCGGGGCCGTCGTGCTCGCCGGGATCTACGTCGCTTCGACCGGGGGAAAAAGCGCGGCGTCCCAGTAG
- a CDS encoding DUF5789 family protein → MADDNEDEGPAVELGDGEPVDGAPIARISSRLFWPIQKSEIARREGSETIRTPDGPQQLDAVLEDVDMTYFQTEQAFTGAIRDVIGTGPVPTADDS, encoded by the coding sequence ATGGCCGACGATAACGAAGACGAGGGACCCGCCGTCGAACTCGGCGACGGTGAACCCGTCGATGGCGCACCTATCGCGCGAATCTCTTCGCGGCTGTTCTGGCCCATTCAGAAGAGCGAAATCGCGCGCCGGGAAGGAAGCGAGACGATTCGAACGCCGGACGGACCACAGCAACTCGACGCCGTTCTGGAGGACGTCGACATGACGTACTTCCAGACCGAGCAGGCATTCACGGGCGCGATTCGCGACGTCATCGGCACGGGTCCGGTCCCGACCGCCGACGATTCGTGA
- the polX gene encoding DNA polymerase/3'-5' exonuclease PolX — MSRNEEVAALFEEYADLVEAQDVQYKPQAYRRAADNIRDYPEDIAELAEQGPDAVGEIPQVGDSIASKVIEYFETGEIEELEEERENLPVEMVELTRVEGVGPKTVGSLYEELGIRTLDDLEDAAREGEIQEIKGYGPKTEENILDGIEFARTVRGRELLGDARPVGDQVLAFFDDIPSAGRHELAGSLRRWRETIGDIDVLAESEEDEKEAVIEAFTDWERATEVIESGTDKAAIRVSDMRIDLRVVVPEEFGSALQYFTGSKNHNITLRNYAIEQGYKVNEYGVFDVSDVDDPDAGQRVGEKVAGETEASMYEALGLPLIAPEMREDNGEIDAALNDDLPDLIEEGDVRGDLHLHTNWSDGNNTIAEMIEGAAEFGHDYIVISDHATGSGMVGGVGLDDAELEEQIAEVRAAAEDAPIDVFTGVEANIDPDGGISVGDDVLAELDIVVASPHSSLDGDATERLIRAIEHPSVDILGHPSGRLINQRPGHDFDVREVASAAADNDVALEINSNTHRLDLWGAAVQVAVEEGATIAIDTDAHSPGEYGNIRYGVHTARRGWAEADDVLNTRDAAGVREFLH, encoded by the coding sequence ATGAGTCGAAACGAGGAAGTCGCGGCGTTGTTCGAGGAGTACGCCGACTTGGTCGAAGCACAGGACGTCCAGTACAAACCGCAGGCCTACCGCCGGGCGGCGGACAACATCCGCGACTACCCGGAGGACATCGCGGAGTTGGCCGAGCAGGGACCCGACGCGGTCGGGGAAATCCCGCAGGTCGGCGACTCGATTGCGAGCAAAGTCATCGAATACTTCGAGACCGGCGAAATCGAGGAACTGGAGGAGGAACGCGAGAACCTCCCCGTCGAGATGGTCGAACTGACGCGCGTCGAAGGTGTCGGCCCGAAGACGGTCGGCAGCCTCTACGAGGAACTCGGTATCCGAACGCTGGACGACTTGGAGGACGCGGCCCGCGAGGGGGAGATCCAGGAGATCAAGGGCTACGGTCCCAAGACGGAGGAGAACATCCTCGACGGCATCGAGTTCGCACGGACGGTACGGGGACGGGAACTGCTCGGCGACGCCCGACCGGTCGGGGACCAGGTACTCGCCTTCTTCGACGATATTCCGTCCGCCGGGCGGCACGAACTCGCCGGGTCGCTTCGGCGTTGGCGCGAGACCATCGGCGACATCGACGTGCTCGCAGAAAGCGAGGAAGACGAGAAGGAGGCGGTCATCGAAGCGTTCACCGACTGGGAGCGGGCGACGGAGGTCATCGAATCGGGAACCGACAAGGCCGCAATCCGCGTCTCGGACATGCGCATCGACCTCCGCGTCGTCGTCCCCGAAGAGTTCGGCAGCGCGCTCCAGTACTTCACCGGAAGCAAGAACCACAACATTACCCTGCGAAACTACGCCATCGAACAGGGGTACAAGGTGAACGAGTACGGCGTGTTCGACGTGAGTGATGTGGACGACCCGGACGCCGGGCAACGCGTCGGCGAGAAGGTCGCAGGCGAGACGGAAGCCAGCATGTACGAGGCGCTCGGCCTGCCGCTCATCGCACCGGAGATGCGCGAGGACAACGGCGAAATCGACGCCGCGCTGAACGACGACCTCCCCGACCTCATCGAGGAGGGCGACGTGCGCGGCGACCTCCACCTGCACACGAATTGGTCGGACGGAAACAACACCATCGCGGAGATGATCGAGGGTGCGGCCGAGTTCGGCCACGACTACATCGTCATCTCCGACCACGCGACGGGGTCCGGGATGGTCGGCGGCGTCGGATTGGACGACGCCGAACTCGAAGAGCAGATAGCCGAGGTGCGTGCGGCCGCCGAGGACGCCCCCATCGACGTGTTCACCGGCGTCGAGGCGAACATCGACCCGGACGGCGGAATCAGCGTCGGGGACGACGTGCTCGCCGAACTGGACATCGTCGTCGCCTCGCCGCACAGCAGTCTGGACGGCGACGCCACCGAGCGGTTGATCCGGGCGATCGAACACCCGAGCGTCGATATTCTCGGCCATCCGAGCGGCCGACTCATCAACCAACGGCCGGGCCACGATTTCGACGTGCGCGAAGTGGCGAGCGCCGCCGCGGACAACGACGTCGCACTGGAAATCAACAGCAACACGCACCGTCTCGACCTCTGGGGTGCGGCGGTGCAGGTCGCGGTCGAGGAGGGTGCGACCATCGCCATCGATACCGACGCTCACAGCCCCGGCGAGTACGGGAACATCAGGTACGGGGTTCACACCGCGCGGCGCGGTTGGGCCGAGGCGGACGACGTGCTCAACACCCGCGACGCCGCGGGCGTCCGCGAGTTCCTGCACTGA
- a CDS encoding DUF5788 family protein gives MKEYERKGLLERVERESATLGASIPESISVQGEEIDLREFVFEIKRRETIPEGERDRVERAKRNLRRERLQRKERLEEADITKEEGEQLVESIIGIDRALNALENLGPTNLEAEGSAKEAADQKRWMSFLQQALGNESSGKRSRL, from the coding sequence GTGAAGGAGTACGAACGAAAAGGACTGCTGGAGCGGGTCGAACGCGAAAGCGCGACCCTGGGCGCGTCGATTCCCGAGTCGATTTCGGTGCAGGGAGAGGAGATCGACCTCCGCGAGTTCGTCTTCGAAATCAAACGCCGGGAAACGATCCCGGAGGGCGAACGCGACCGCGTGGAGCGGGCGAAACGGAACCTGCGCCGCGAGCGCCTCCAGCGCAAGGAACGGCTGGAAGAAGCGGACATCACCAAGGAGGAGGGTGAACAGTTGGTCGAGAGCATCATCGGCATCGACCGCGCGCTGAACGCGCTCGAAAACCTCGGGCCGACGAATCTGGAAGCCGAAGGGAGTGCCAAGGAGGCCGCCGACCAGAAACGGTGGATGTCGTTCCTCCAGCAGGCGCTCGGCAACGAAAGCAGCGGGAAACGATCACGATTATGA
- a CDS encoding rhomboid family intramembrane serine protease, producing the protein MAQCDVCGQNENMPYQCRMCGGTFCAEHRLPENHSCPGLDQWNDPEGVFDSGFDDGVNDSDGGRFSAAARTGGPLSYFRGNMTFVFLGLMVLMFVAQYAITPLLGIQQWSPEWVSIFTLSTYHITYVWTWITSIFAHSGFTHIIFNGIVLYFFGPVLERRIGSAKFSALFLGSGILAGLAQVGIVGLMGGSAIVLGASGAIMAIMGVLTVLNPNMKIYIYFILPVPLWVATIGFAIYSGFTSVVAGPGAGNVAQLAHLTGLGIGLLYGAWLKNRGTGGPSELDIGGGGGRGGMGGGGRRRF; encoded by the coding sequence ATGGCGCAATGCGACGTGTGTGGGCAGAACGAGAATATGCCGTACCAGTGCCGGATGTGCGGCGGGACGTTCTGTGCCGAGCACCGACTCCCGGAGAATCACTCCTGTCCGGGGTTGGACCAGTGGAACGATCCGGAGGGAGTGTTCGACAGTGGCTTCGATGATGGCGTGAACGATAGCGACGGCGGCCGATTCAGCGCTGCCGCCCGCACCGGCGGCCCGCTGAGCTACTTCCGCGGGAACATGACGTTCGTGTTCCTCGGACTGATGGTGCTGATGTTCGTCGCGCAGTACGCCATCACACCCCTGCTCGGAATCCAGCAATGGAGTCCGGAGTGGGTTTCGATATTCACGCTAAGCACCTATCATATCACCTACGTTTGGACGTGGATCACGTCCATCTTCGCACACAGTGGGTTCACGCATATCATCTTCAACGGCATCGTGCTGTACTTCTTCGGGCCGGTGCTCGAACGGCGCATCGGGAGCGCGAAGTTCTCCGCGTTGTTCCTCGGAAGCGGAATCCTCGCCGGACTGGCACAGGTCGGTATCGTCGGACTGATGGGCGGCAGTGCCATCGTTCTCGGCGCGAGCGGCGCTATCATGGCGATTATGGGTGTTCTCACGGTTCTGAACCCGAACATGAAGATTTACATCTACTTCATCCTCCCGGTGCCGCTCTGGGTGGCGACCATCGGCTTCGCCATCTACTCCGGATTCACGAGCGTCGTCGCTGGACCGGGTGCGGGTAACGTCGCCCAATTGGCCCACCTCACCGGGCTGGGAATCGGTCTGCTGTACGGCGCGTGGTTGAAAAACCGCGGTACGGGTGGTCCCTCCGAACTCGATATCGGCGGGGGCGGTGGACGTGGCGGGATGGGTGGCGGAGGCCGCCGCCGGTTCTGA
- a CDS encoding type II CAAX prenyl endopeptidase Rce1 family protein: MNFSRNVEDGSFGLSWVQLTFLVGGIITVSWSYLPSTGGSLNLRVVRDTTLYILIPGVLAITHGRHLGYRVDRKAIRNTLILAAFVIPIYVVGSSLPTIRTYYPMWETSAALGSFLPHSVKQFIVVLAAETYYRGFLCVGLRKIGYKSAFVSPVIYAFHHLGKPPIEVVLSAPTDVLFGVVDFNCDSLLPSVVAHGVGLMLLDWLVLHKPLIPPERVVHWLSWIPVHM; encoded by the coding sequence GTGAACTTCTCCCGAAACGTCGAGGACGGATCGTTCGGCCTCTCGTGGGTACAGTTGACGTTCCTCGTCGGTGGGATCATCACGGTTTCGTGGTCGTACCTACCGAGCACGGGAGGCAGCCTGAACCTACGCGTCGTTCGCGACACGACGCTGTACATCCTGATTCCCGGCGTACTGGCGATAACGCACGGCCGTCACCTCGGCTATCGGGTGGATCGAAAGGCGATACGCAACACGTTGATTCTCGCGGCGTTCGTGATTCCGATTTACGTCGTCGGATCGTCGCTGCCGACCATTCGGACGTACTATCCGATGTGGGAGACGAGCGCGGCGCTCGGGAGCTTTCTCCCGCACTCGGTAAAGCAGTTCATCGTCGTGCTCGCGGCCGAGACCTACTACCGCGGGTTTCTCTGCGTCGGCCTGCGAAAGATCGGGTACAAGAGCGCCTTCGTGAGTCCGGTGATCTATGCGTTTCATCACCTCGGAAAACCGCCCATCGAAGTCGTGCTGTCGGCACCGACGGACGTGCTGTTCGGCGTGGTGGATTTCAACTGCGATTCGTTGCTTCCGTCCGTCGTGGCCCACGGCGTCGGACTGATGCTTCTTGACTGGTTGGTGCTTCACAAGCCGCTCATTCCGCCCGAGAGGGTCGTCCACTGGCTCTCGTGGATTCCGGTGCACATGTGA
- a CDS encoding transcriptional regulator translates to MRRLLAVGLITVLLVALIPASGTAQSNAPTTPQKITTSQEFDDVEFHIFVYKNSADALWTFRYEKTLNNKQEREQFKEFSNRFNSSDTEMYKSFRENAVNLTRTANNRTKRKMAASNFSKNAYINQEGIDGDTTRGVVEMSFTWSSFAYGSGNVTNIGDVFKGGLYLGKDQTLVINHADGMTFEKVRPTKGVNMSGDTLAESSSVSWTGPREFTDQHPMVKFSSPPQSSTTTTTTSTNNSSVPPGGGNQGSNSRSPMMWFIAVVLVLIGLVAVFMWRQGSLGSLSSGRSTPGGGGGGAGAGGAAATPESNTPPAEPAVSDEELLTDEARVKKLLRENGGRMKQVNIVDETGWSKSKVSMLLSEMEEEGDISKLRVGRENIISLDGHEPDAAGSPLDR, encoded by the coding sequence ATGAGACGGCTCCTGGCTGTCGGCCTCATCACGGTGCTGCTCGTCGCGCTGATTCCCGCTTCCGGGACAGCCCAGAGCAATGCTCCGACGACTCCGCAAAAGATTACCACTTCCCAGGAGTTCGATGATGTCGAATTTCATATTTTCGTCTATAAGAACAGTGCCGACGCTCTCTGGACATTTCGCTACGAGAAAACGTTGAATAACAAACAGGAACGCGAACAGTTCAAGGAATTTTCAAACCGGTTCAACTCTTCCGACACCGAGATGTACAAGAGCTTCAGGGAAAACGCCGTCAACCTCACGAGGACGGCGAACAACCGAACGAAACGGAAGATGGCCGCCAGCAACTTCTCGAAGAACGCCTACATCAACCAGGAAGGGATCGACGGAGATACGACCCGAGGCGTCGTCGAGATGTCGTTTACGTGGTCCTCGTTCGCGTACGGTAGCGGCAACGTCACGAACATCGGCGACGTGTTCAAGGGCGGCCTCTATCTCGGGAAAGACCAGACGCTCGTCATCAACCACGCGGACGGGATGACCTTCGAGAAAGTTCGCCCGACGAAGGGAGTGAACATGTCCGGGGACACGTTAGCGGAAAGCAGTTCCGTGTCCTGGACCGGTCCACGGGAGTTCACCGATCAGCATCCGATGGTGAAGTTCTCCTCACCACCCCAGAGTAGCACGACGACCACGACGACGTCCACGAACAACAGCAGCGTTCCACCCGGCGGTGGGAACCAAGGTTCCAACTCACGGTCGCCGATGATGTGGTTCATCGCAGTCGTTCTAGTCCTCATCGGGCTGGTCGCGGTGTTCATGTGGCGGCAGGGGAGCCTCGGTTCACTTTCGTCCGGTCGAAGCACACCGGGTGGCGGCGGTGGCGGTGCTGGTGCTGGCGGTGCCGCAGCGACTCCCGAGTCGAACACTCCGCCTGCCGAACCCGCAGTCAGCGACGAGGAACTGCTGACCGACGAGGCACGGGTGAAGAAACTCCTCCGCGAGAACGGCGGCCGGATGAAGCAGGTCAACATCGTGGACGAGACCGGCTGGTCGAAATCCAAGGTCAGCATGCTCCTCTCGGAGATGGAGGAGGAGGGCGATATCAGTAAGCTCCGCGTCGGTCGTGAGAACATCATCAGCCTCGACGGGCATGAACCGGATGCCGCCGGGTCGCCACTCGACCGTTGA
- the queC gene encoding 7-cyano-7-deazaguanine synthase QueC — protein sequence MTSNDSSDDSTATDEQTEKRAVILASGGMDSATVAYEARERGYEPYFLHTSYGQRTEAKEFDCAKRQAEELDAGFLHVETSHLAKIGGSSLTDDEMDVEDADLESDEVPDTYVPFRNANLLSMAVSCAEANDCDAVFIGAHSEDFSGYPDCRPQFFEAFQNVVDTGTKDETNIELVAPFVEFRKTDIAERGVELDVPYELTWSCYRAEEPACGTCDSCALRLQAFQNVGVRDPIEYEERPEY from the coding sequence ATGACATCGAACGATTCATCCGACGACTCGACTGCGACGGACGAACAGACCGAAAAACGCGCCGTCATCCTCGCCTCCGGCGGGATGGACAGTGCGACCGTGGCCTACGAAGCACGCGAACGCGGATACGAACCGTACTTCCTGCACACGTCCTACGGCCAACGAACCGAGGCGAAGGAGTTCGACTGCGCGAAGCGACAGGCCGAGGAACTCGACGCTGGCTTCCTGCACGTCGAGACGAGCCACCTCGCGAAGATCGGTGGATCGAGCCTGACCGACGACGAGATGGACGTCGAGGACGCCGACTTGGAGAGCGACGAAGTGCCGGACACCTACGTCCCGTTCCGGAACGCGAACCTGCTCTCGATGGCGGTCTCCTGCGCGGAAGCGAACGACTGCGATGCCGTCTTCATCGGCGCACACAGCGAGGACTTTTCGGGGTATCCCGACTGCCGCCCACAGTTCTTCGAGGCGTTCCAGAACGTGGTGGACACCGGCACGAAGGACGAAACGAACATCGAACTCGTCGCGCCGTTCGTCGAGTTCCGCAAGACCGATATCGCGGAGCGCGGCGTCGAACTCGACGTTCCGTACGAACTGACGTGGAGTTGCTACCGTGCGGAGGAACCGGCCTGCGGAACCTGTGATTCGTGTGCGCTTCGCTTGCAGGCGTTCCAGAACGTCGGCGTGCGCGACCCGATCGAGTACGAGGAACGGCCGGAGTACTGA
- a CDS encoding SDR family oxidoreductase — translation MTETTTTRTALITGASSGIGQATAHALASDGMNVALAARRESELADIAEGVESEYGVETTVCPTDVRDEEAVASMVEGTVSAFGGLDVLVNNAGLARGQQVENLSTEEFRTMQDTNVDGVFFATRAALPYLRESSGNLIFVGSFAGRFPRPFNPVYAATKWWVRGFAHSLEGQVGEDGVAVTVVNPSEVRTEFGSEEGESFEERFEPGSVTEPEEIADAIAFAAGMRNSTVSEIDVYRRDKFSDF, via the coding sequence ATGACGGAGACGACAACGACGAGAACGGCGCTGATAACCGGTGCGAGTTCCGGAATCGGGCAGGCGACGGCTCACGCCCTCGCCAGCGACGGAATGAACGTCGCGCTCGCGGCGAGGCGCGAGTCGGAACTGGCCGACATCGCTGAAGGGGTGGAATCCGAGTACGGCGTCGAGACGACGGTCTGCCCGACCGACGTGCGCGACGAGGAAGCCGTCGCGTCGATGGTCGAGGGGACGGTTTCGGCCTTCGGCGGTCTCGACGTGCTCGTGAACAACGCCGGACTGGCACGGGGCCAGCAGGTCGAGAATCTCTCGACCGAGGAGTTTCGAACCATGCAGGACACGAACGTGGATGGCGTCTTCTTCGCCACACGGGCCGCACTCCCGTACCTCCGCGAGTCGTCCGGCAACCTGATCTTCGTCGGGAGTTTCGCGGGGCGATTCCCCCGACCGTTCAATCCGGTCTACGCCGCGACGAAGTGGTGGGTGCGCGGGTTCGCACACAGCCTCGAAGGACAAGTCGGCGAGGACGGCGTGGCCGTCACGGTCGTCAATCCCTCGGAAGTCCGAACGGAGTTCGGCTCCGAAGAGGGCGAGTCCTTCGAGGAACGATTCGAACCCGGTAGCGTCACCGAACCGGAAGAGATAGCCGACGCTATCGCGTTCGCGGCGGGAATGAGAAATTCGACCGTCAGCGAAATAGACGTCTACCGCCGGGACAAGTTCTCGGACTTCTGA
- a CDS encoding Mut7-C RNAse domain-containing protein, translated as MDRLFLDVMLGKLATYLRMCGYDAAYALDRGVEDDDVILELAESEDRTLLTRDVELAGRSEDAVCIESLDVEDQLGELREHGFSLSLSEPARCSDCNGELVRERKGKENPEYVPDGKRVWRCRDCGKRFWKGSHWKSVEETLSKL; from the coding sequence ATGGACCGCCTCTTTCTCGACGTGATGTTGGGAAAACTCGCGACGTACCTGCGGATGTGTGGCTACGACGCCGCGTACGCGCTGGACAGGGGTGTCGAGGACGACGACGTGATTCTCGAACTGGCCGAATCGGAGGACAGGACGCTCCTCACGCGGGACGTGGAACTCGCGGGGCGTTCCGAGGACGCGGTTTGCATCGAATCGCTCGACGTGGAGGACCAGTTGGGGGAACTGCGCGAGCACGGGTTTTCCCTCTCGCTCTCCGAACCCGCTCGTTGTTCGGATTGTAACGGGGAACTGGTTCGGGAGCGTAAGGGAAAGGAGAACCCGGAATACGTCCCCGACGGAAAGAGGGTGTGGCGCTGTCGGGACTGCGGAAAGCGATTCTGGAAGGGAAGCCACTGGAAGTCGGTCGAAGAAACGCTATCGAAACTCTAG
- a CDS encoding 6-pyruvoyl tetrahydropterin synthase family protein, translated as MTGSLLESSPERTLHIGRDRPIRISTGHRLLHHDGKCSRPHGHNYEIEVTVVGELTEEGWVVDKGDITSIIDEWDHMFLLEDGDPLVEAFEESGDGAAVVLFEDPPTAEVMSLELERRFMEELPDNVSKVGVQVNETSELCGAPV; from the coding sequence ATGACTGGATCGCTACTCGAATCATCCCCGGAACGAACGCTGCATATCGGACGCGACCGTCCGATTCGCATCAGCACCGGGCATCGATTGCTGCATCACGACGGGAAATGTAGCCGACCGCACGGTCACAACTACGAGATAGAGGTGACCGTGGTCGGCGAACTCACCGAGGAAGGGTGGGTCGTGGACAAGGGAGATATCACGTCGATAATCGACGAGTGGGATCACATGTTCCTGCTGGAGGACGGCGACCCGCTGGTGGAGGCGTTCGAGGAGAGCGGCGACGGGGCGGCGGTCGTCCTCTTCGAGGACCCGCCGACCGCCGAGGTGATGAGCCTCGAACTGGAACGCCGGTTCATGGAGGAGTTGCCCGACAACGTCTCCAAAGTCGGGGTACAGGTGAACGAGACGTCCGAACTCTGTGGTGCACCGGTCTGA
- a CDS encoding amidohydrolase family protein, which yields MLVLRGADVVDANGIREADVAIEDGEIVSVGDVSDADEELDVSGKFVAPGLIDSHIHSSMDGRPDVTSVFGDSDMMLSYRAVSNLRDALRAGVTTVRDLGSPTTLALDAADAIEAGLIEGPRIVACGQNVVMTGGHGHWHGREADGEAEVKKAVREQLKRGAGVVKCMATGGVLTDGAITGSPELDEAELTTLVETAAAKHVPTAAHAHGTEGIKNAVRAGISSIEHGTFMDREAAEMMADRGTYWVPTAKASAGIVEHGTEAGIPEYAVEKAEDAIESVADAFEYAMDAEVPIAMGTDAGTPFNFHADIPEEIELMVEYGMSPEAALEAATVNAADLLGLSDVGLVEEGYRADLVVLDSDPREDERTWQSPAKIMSNGSIVR from the coding sequence ATGCTCGTACTTCGCGGTGCGGATGTCGTAGATGCAAACGGGATCAGGGAGGCGGATGTCGCCATCGAGGACGGCGAGATAGTCTCGGTGGGGGACGTATCGGACGCCGACGAGGAACTCGACGTGAGCGGGAAGTTCGTCGCCCCGGGGCTCATCGATTCGCACATCCACTCGTCGATGGACGGTCGGCCGGACGTCACGTCGGTGTTCGGCGACAGCGACATGATGCTCTCCTATCGTGCGGTATCGAACCTCCGCGACGCCCTTCGTGCGGGTGTGACGACGGTTCGTGACCTCGGTTCGCCGACGACGCTCGCGCTCGACGCCGCGGATGCGATCGAAGCCGGACTCATCGAGGGACCTCGAATCGTCGCCTGCGGCCAAAACGTCGTCATGACCGGCGGCCACGGCCACTGGCACGGCCGCGAGGCGGACGGTGAAGCGGAGGTGAAGAAGGCGGTCCGTGAGCAACTCAAGCGCGGTGCGGGCGTCGTCAAGTGCATGGCGACCGGCGGCGTTCTGACGGACGGTGCGATCACCGGTTCCCCCGAACTGGACGAAGCCGAGTTGACGACGCTGGTGGAGACGGCTGCCGCGAAGCACGTGCCGACGGCGGCCCACGCACACGGGACGGAAGGCATCAAGAACGCCGTTCGTGCCGGAATTTCGAGTATCGAACACGGGACGTTCATGGACCGCGAAGCGGCGGAGATGATGGCCGACCGGGGTACCTACTGGGTGCCGACCGCGAAGGCGTCCGCCGGTATCGTCGAACACGGGACGGAAGCGGGTATCCCCGAATACGCGGTCGAGAAGGCCGAAGACGCCATCGAATCGGTTGCGGACGCCTTCGAGTATGCGATGGACGCCGAGGTGCCCATCGCGATGGGAACCGACGCCGGAACGCCGTTCAACTTCCACGCCGACATTCCCGAGGAAATCGAACTGATGGTCGAGTACGGGATGTCGCCCGAAGCGGCGCTGGAGGCGGCGACGGTCAACGCGGCCGACCTCCTCGGGTTGTCGGACGTCGGACTGGTCGAGGAGGGTTATCGTGCGGACCTCGTCGTCCTCGATTCCGACCCCCGTGAGGACGAACGAACGTGGCAATCCCCGGCAAAAATCATGAGCAATGGTAGCATAGTTCGGTGA
- a CDS encoding 7-carboxy-7-deazaguanine synthase QueE: MPVNATGPEETERDEEADSDEPSLPINELFYSLQGEGKLAGVPSVFVRTSGCNLRCWFCDSYHTSWEPTHARMTLDDIVAEVESYDANHVVLTGGEPLVHGESVTLLDRLSELGYHTTVETNGTFLPDAPIDLASVSPKLASSTPTPENDPKGDGEWAERHEERRIDVGTLAGLVDAYETQLKFVVTDDADLEEIEELVSAVRDAADEPLSDTDVLLMPEGATRDGLDENRERVAELAMEYGYRYTPRLHVDLWNDVPGT, encoded by the coding sequence ATGCCAGTGAACGCAACCGGTCCGGAAGAAACCGAACGCGATGAGGAAGCGGACTCGGACGAACCGTCGCTTCCCATCAACGAGTTGTTCTACTCGTTGCAGGGCGAGGGCAAACTCGCGGGCGTTCCGAGCGTGTTCGTCCGGACGAGTGGCTGTAACCTTCGGTGCTGGTTCTGCGATTCGTATCACACCTCGTGGGAACCGACACACGCCCGAATGACGCTGGACGACATCGTCGCGGAGGTCGAGTCCTACGACGCGAACCACGTCGTCCTCACGGGCGGCGAACCGCTGGTTCACGGGGAGTCGGTCACCCTGCTCGACCGGCTTTCGGAACTGGGCTATCACACGACCGTCGAGACGAACGGGACGTTCCTCCCCGACGCACCGATCGATCTGGCGAGCGTCAGCCCAAAACTGGCCTCCTCGACCCCGACGCCGGAGAACGACCCGAAAGGCGACGGCGAGTGGGCGGAACGACACGAGGAGCGACGGATCGATGTGGGGACGCTCGCGGGACTCGTGGACGCGTACGAAACCCAATTGAAGTTCGTCGTCACCGACGACGCCGACCTGGAAGAGATAGAGGAACTGGTTTCGGCCGTTCGTGATGCCGCCGACGAACCGCTATCCGACACGGACGTACTGTTGATGCCCGAGGGAGCGACCCGCGACGGACTGGACGAGAACCGTGAACGGGTCGCCGAACTGGCGATGGAGTACGGCTATCGATACACGCCGCGCCTGCACGTGGACCTGTGGAACGACGTCCCCGGAACCTGA